The following coding sequences lie in one Bacteroidota bacterium genomic window:
- a CDS encoding histidine phosphatase family protein, whose translation IIFVNLPQEVQNNNMKKIIVVRHGNSEFENLNIPDYKRKLLKNGIKESEEIALLLKDKQIIPEAIFSSTAFRAMQTAEIFSQVLNFPKNKIVEEGFLFGFYKSKKLLDYLQENASDKNTVMIVGHNPTLESLASNFAKDFYEDLGTSAVVAIEFGVNKWVEIRNFQGKIVFFEQPDNEEKNLQFD comes from the coding sequence AATTATTTTTGTAAATTTACCTCAAGAAGTACAGAACAATAACATGAAAAAAATTATAGTTGTAAGACACGGTAATAGTGAGTTTGAAAACTTAAACATTCCAGATTATAAACGAAAACTCCTTAAAAACGGAATTAAAGAATCAGAAGAAATTGCTCTTCTTTTAAAGGACAAACAAATAATTCCTGAAGCTATTTTTTCAAGTACTGCTTTTCGTGCTATGCAAACTGCCGAAATATTTTCACAGGTTTTAAATTTTCCTAAAAATAAAATTGTTGAAGAAGGATTTCTTTTTGGTTTTTACAAATCAAAAAAATTGCTTGATTATCTTCAAGAAAATGCAAGTGATAAAAATACTGTAATGATAGTTGGTCATAATCCAACCCTTGAAAGTTTAGCTTCCAATTTTGCTAAGGATTTCTATGAAGACCTTGGTACTTCTGCTGTTGTAGCTATTGAATTTGGTGTAAACAAATGGGTGGAAATACGCAATTTTCAAGGTAAAATTGTATTTTTTGAACAACCCGACAATGAGGAAAAAAATTTACAATTTGATTAA
- a CDS encoding adenosine deaminase, giving the protein MHTNSINHFIKNIPKAELHLHIEGTLDAELMFKIAERNNIKIKYKSVKEISEAYNFENLEDFLKIYYEGADVLIEEQDFYDLTWAYFLKAKEQNISHTEIFFDPQTHTSRKIKFSTVITGIYKAVEDAKSKLGISSKLIMSFLRHLDEESAINTLHEAKKYKNWITAVGLDSSEIGNPPSKFQNVFDKARQFGFLTVAHAGEEGPSEYVWEALRLLKVSRVDHGNNSLDDATLINELVKTKIPLTLCPLSNLKLKVVKDLEEHPLKKLLDKGVVVTINSDDPAYFGGDINENYHSITKALNLSKEEIYQLCKNSFQASFLDENSKQKMIEKVDAFYRENL; this is encoded by the coding sequence ATGCACACTAATTCGATTAATCACTTTATCAAAAATATACCAAAGGCAGAACTTCACTTACACATTGAAGGAACATTAGACGCAGAACTAATGTTTAAAATTGCAGAAAGAAATAATATAAAAATTAAATATAAATCAGTAAAAGAAATTAGTGAGGCATATAACTTTGAAAATCTGGAAGATTTTTTGAAAATCTATTATGAAGGAGCTGATGTATTAATTGAAGAACAGGATTTTTACGACCTTACTTGGGCTTATTTTTTAAAAGCAAAAGAACAAAATATAAGTCATACAGAAATTTTCTTTGACCCGCAAACGCATACAAGCAGGAAAATAAAATTTAGCACAGTAATTACAGGAATTTATAAAGCAGTTGAAGATGCAAAAAGTAAGTTGGGAATAAGTTCAAAATTGATAATGTCTTTTCTGAGACATCTTGATGAGGAATCGGCAATAAATACACTGCATGAAGCTAAGAAGTATAAAAATTGGATTACTGCCGTTGGTTTAGATTCTTCAGAAATTGGAAATCCACCCTCAAAATTTCAAAATGTTTTTGACAAAGCAAGACAATTTGGGTTTTTGACAGTTGCTCATGCAGGAGAAGAAGGTCCTTCAGAATATGTTTGGGAAGCTTTGCGTTTGCTAAAAGTTTCAAGAGTTGACCATGGCAATAATTCCTTAGATGATGCAACTTTGATAAATGAATTGGTTAAAACAAAAATACCATTAACACTTTGTCCCTTGTCGAATTTAAAATTAAAAGTCGTTAAAGATTTAGAAGAACATCCATTAAAAAAATTGTTGGATAAAGGAGTTGTTGTAACTATTAATTCGGATGATCCTGCTTATTTTGGAGGAGACATAAACGAAAATTATCACTCAATAACAAAGGCATTAAATTTATCAAAAGAGGAAATTTATCAATTATGTAAAAATTCATTTCAAGCAAGTTTTTTAGATGAAAATTCAAAACAGAAAATGATTGAGAAAGTGGATGCGTTTTATAGGGAAAATTTATAG